AAGCGCGCCTGCCGCGATTGAAGGAATGGCTTGCCGAAACACGGCCTGCTGTTGCTTGCCTGCAAGAAGTTAAAAGCCAGGACGAAGGCTTTCCCGCGTCCGAATTCGAAGAGCTTGGCTACCACGCGATCTGGCACGGCCAGAAGAGCTTTAACGGCGTGGCTATCTTGACCGATAGCAAGGCAGGCTATGAGCCTCCGAAAGAGATCCAGCGCGGATTGGGCATCGACGGCCCGAAAGAGGGCGAGGGCGAGCAATCGCGCTATCTCGAAGCGGATGTGACGGACAAAGATGGCCGTACCATCCGCATTGTCTGCATCTATCTGCCCAATGGAAACCCGCATCCGGGGCCAAAGTTCGACTACAAGCTGGCCTGGATGGAAAAATTGCGCGCGCGCATGGGCGAAATTTGGGCTGAAGAAGTTCCAGCGGCAGTGTTGGGCGACTACAACGTGATCCCGCAGGACGATGATACCTATTCAGTAAGAGCAATGGCGTCCGATGCTTTGATGCAGCCGGAAAGCCGCGCCGCCTATTCGACATTGCTCGCTGATGGTTGGACCGACGCGGTCCGCACAATGAATCCGCGCGGCGGAGTGTGGACGTATTGGGACTATCAAGCCGGTGCATGGCAGCGCGATCACGGCTTTAGAATCGATCACATCCTGCTGACCCCAGAATTGGCGGATCGGCTGCACTCTGTGGGTGTTGACCGTGATCACCGTGGCCGTGAAAAGGCCAGCGATCACGCCCCAACTTGGGCTGTACTTCGGGGCTAACTTCCAGAATTCCCCCCGCACAAACAAAAACCCCCGCCGGTGAGGGCGGGGGTCTGTGTTCTTCACCGGATCAAATGATCAACGATAGAAAATGTGTGTATCGATCTGCGCAGTGCGCGTCTTACGGCGGCTCCACGAAGGACGGACGTAATTTGCGTGGAAGTAGACTGCTTCGCCCGCTTCGGATTCCCACATTTCTTCATGCGCGATCCGGGCGATTGATTTTGCGCGGTCCCAAGCGGCAGAGCCGGTCTTGATGCGCGGCATGCGGCCGTTTTTCACGAAGGAAAACTGCGCGCGTTGATACACAACGCCGCAATAGCTGGCCGGGAAACGGCGATCGTCAGCACGATTGATGACCACTTGCGCCACAGCAAGCTGCCCAGCGAGTGGCTCGCCGCGCGATTCGAAATAGACAGCACCTGCGAGGCAACGCATTTGCTCACTCATATCATCGCTCTGATCGACTTTGCTCACCAATTCGCGAAGCGAAGCGGCGTTGTAAGTGATTTCGGCGTTTGGTTCGTCTGCGGTTTCTTCCGCGACAGGCTGCACCACTTCTTCCGATACGAAAACGGTCGCCTGGGGTACAATTTCCACCAACTCTTCAGCGGTGGTTGCGGTTTGATCCGCCGCGGGGAGAGCCGCTGCGTCTTGTGCGAAAGCTCCTGCGCCATCAGCGCTTGAAAAGCTCAAACCGGCAGTGGCTGCAATAGCGACTGCGCTTAAAGAGTAAGTCTTACGACTCATCAAATCTACTTTTTATGCGGTGAGCGAGCTCCGACGCAGGTGAGAACCTGTTGCGTTATTTGCGCAAATTTTATGATGGTTCTTCTTGCCTGCCGGCTGCCCCCCGTCTGCGTGCTGATCCCACGGCCTTATTGCCGCATTGCCAGCCTCCGCATGTGGAAGCAGGGGTCCAAATAGTCTCAGATGAAACTAAGTCAAGTTAACCGGGCAGAAGTGCGATGAACCGTTCCGGGTCCGCGATATCCACCTCTAAAATCCAAATATCGGGGTCTTGTTCGCGCCTGCGGCTGAGATAGTCAGAAAATTCATAATGATTTTCAGTATCTTGTTCTTTTGTGCGCACGAAAGAGCGTGTTCCGTCCATCTGCGGCATTCTTTCCCATAGCTGGGCGCTGCCGCCGCGATACATGGTTACCAAGAGGATCGTACCCCCGTCGCGCTCGCCTTTGGATAGCACCATCGCCGAGCCATTATTGGATTCGGCAAGGCGAATCAGGCTGGAAATTTCGACATGCGCAGGAAAGCGAACAGGTTCGGTCATCCGTCCGAAGAATATCCGGGAAGACTGGAAAGGGCGATGCGCGACCGCATGAATGTGCCTGTGCCGCGGCCGATTTCGTCACCTTCCGCATCGATCAAGCGCGATTCTGCAACAAAAACGCGCCGCTTGCCGCTTACCCAGCGACCTTCGGCGATAACTTCGCCCACGCGAACAGGCTTTGTGAAATGGAGGTTGAAACTCGTTGTCAGCAAGAACCGGTCCGTTGCCAGGGTATTCGCCGCGTAAAACGCCGCGTCATCGAGCATCTTGAAATAGATGGTTCCGTGCGCCGCGCCGGCGGCATGAAACACATCTTCATCAATCGTGAAGGTCAACCGCGACCGGCCTTCACCCGGCAATTCTATCTTTGAGGCGAATTTCTGGTTGATCGGCGCAGAAGAATACAGCCGCTCCAAAGCCCGGTAGTGCGAATCCGCACCCGGCATTGCGTCACTGGCCTCTTCAGGCGGCATCGCGCAGGAACTGGTTCGTCAGCAAGGCAAAGATTGCCTCCGCATCAGATGCGTCGTTCAAGGACTGGAGTCTGTTTTCATCACGCATGAAGCGGGAAATCGCTGCCAGCGCATGAAGATGGGTGGCGCCCGCGTTCTCTGGTGAAACCAGGCCAAAGAACAAGGATACAGGCATCGCATCGGCCGCGTTGAAATCGACCGGTTGCTCCAATTTGAGCAAAACCAGAGTCGGGCGGCGTACCGACGCATTGCGGCAATGCGGAATCGCTGCTCCACGGCCAAAGCCGGTGCTGCCAAGCGCTTCGCGCTGCTCGAGGCCATCCAGCACTTCGGCAGCGTCCAAGCCGTAAATCTCGGCAAATTGCTCTGAAATCTTGGTTAGAACTTGCTGCTTGTTCTCCAGACGGTCGATCAAGACCGCCTCGGGCAGCATGGTGATATTTACGTCCATTACGAAACTAAAATCCTGAATAACTTTACCCAACAAGGGTAGGGTCCACGCATGACATCAAGTGACCGCGGGCGGGGGTGCGGTCTCCTCTCCTGTGATGCACAGCTTACGCAGTCCTACATATGGTGCCGTTTTATCAACGGTACAAATGTGGCTCTATCGTGGCTCAACCCAGCCGATCGAGCCGTCAGCGCGGCGATAAACCATATTATGCCGGTCAGTTCCAGCATTTTTGAAAAACAGCGCGGGTGTATCGCGCAGATCCAGCATCATCACTGCATCAGCAACGCTGTAGGTCGGGATGTCTACGCTGGTTTCCGCAATAATGGGCGGAGCGTCAGCCACAATTTCTTCTTCCGGCTCTTCGGCGGCGAAAATTGTGTAGGCAGCCTCTTCCTCAGCACGAACCTGGCTGGCGCGCTCATGCCGATCGGTCAGACGGCGTTTATACCGGCGCAGCTGCGTTTCAATCTTGGTGGCGGCATTGTCGAGCGCTTGATGCGCGTCATGCGCGCTGCCTTGCGCCTTTAGAATCGTTCCGTGGTTTACGTGGGTAACAATATCGCAGCTAAACGCCCCGGCGGGGGCTTTGCCAAACGTGACATGAGAGGAAAGCGCCCCGTCGAAATATTTGTCGACGATCCCGCTCAATCGATCCGATGCATGCTCTTGCAAAGCTGCGCCCGTTTCCACCTGGTGGCCCGATACCCGAATATCCATCGTCGCCCCGTCTCCTTTATCGTTACAATTCTCTCTTGGCTGACCGATAATTCGATCAGTGAGCCCAGATCGCGTCCTTGATCCCGGCTATAAATTCTTTGTGTCGCGCCAATTCCTGAGGGGAAGCCGCATGCACGCGCGGCTCGCGTCGCGGTTTGTCTGGCCTCTTTGACAAAGCAGGTGTCACGAACCCTGCCGTATCAGACGAAGCACCCGAAGGCGCTGCATCAGCCGCCAGCTCAAGTCCGATCTGCCGGCCGCCATTCAGTTCGACATAAACCTGAGCGAGCAGCTCGGCATCAAGCAGTGCGCCATGTTTGACACGGTGGCTGCGATCAATCCCATAGCGCGTGCACAATGCATCGAGTGACAATTTCGCCCCCGGATGCCGTTTGCGGGCAATCGCGACGGTATCAATCATCCGGTCCATGGAAATCGGCTCTTTGCCAATTTTTTCGAGTTCCGAATTGAGAAAGCCAAAGTCGAAACCTGCATTGTGCGCAACCAGCGACGCATCGCCCAGAAATTCAAGCAATTCATCCGCTGTTTCGGCGAATTTGGGTTTTGTCTCAAGAAACGAGATTGAAAGACCGTGCACCGCTTCAGCAGCAGAGGGCATATCACGTTCTGGATTGTAGTAGGCGTGGTAGGTGTTTCCGGTTTCTACCCGGTCGATCATTTCCAGACACCCGATTTCGACCATCCGGTCCCCTGTTTTGGGGTCTAGGCCGGTGGTCTCGGTGTCGAAAATAATCTCACGCATTGGAGATGTTATTCACCCAAGTTTGGCGAAGCGCAAGGGGTCTGATGGCCCCAGAACGGAGCTTACACTCGGCTCGACGCGATCTCATTGATAATCGCGGCGACTTGCGCCCGCGTCTCATCGAATGTGGTGCCAGTATCAATAACAAAATCTGCGCGGGAGCGCTTTTCCGCATCCGGTGTTTGTAACGACAATATGTGTTCAAACTTCTCTTCCGTCATACCGGGACGGGCGAGAACCCGTTCGCGCTGTAAATCTGTAGGGGCGGAGACGACTACAACGACATCAACCGATTCGTTGCCCCCCCCTTCAAACAATAGGGGGATATCGAACAGGATTATGGCTGCGCCCTCATTGTCGGCAAGAAACTGCATGCGCTTCTTACCCACCGACGGATGGACAATCGCTTCGAGCCTCGCGAGAGCGTTTTTGTCACCGAACACCAACTTGCCAAGCGCGTCACGGTTCACCCCTTCCGGGCCGGTTGAGCCGGGGAAGGCTGCCTCAATCGCGGGGTTCAATTCGCCATCGGGCCCCTGCATCGCCCGCACCTCGGCATCGGCATCGAAGACCGGAATGCCGGCATCTTCAAACATCGCCGCGACGGTCGATTTGCCCATTCCAATGGAACCGGTGAGACCAATGATCACAGGCTTGGTCATTTGAGCAGCAGCTCCTGCAATTCCTGATCGTGTTCGCGCGGAGGAGGCGCTCCGAAAAACTTCTCGAATGCCGCCGCTGCTTGACCGATTAGCATTGCAAACCCGTTGATCGTTTCGTGGCCGCCCTCGCGGGCCGCTTTCAGAAATGGTGTTTCGATCGGATTGGTCACAATATCATAAGCAATGCCGCCCGGAGGTGCGTGGCTCCAGTCGAAAGCGAGTGGAGGGTTGCCTTCCATCCCCAGTGGGGATGCGTTCACCACCAGATCAAAACACCTGTCGCGATCGTCGAAAGGAAAGTCGGTCGGCTCGGCAAAATGGGCGATATCGATCGCGTGATGTTCCCCGCGCGGAGCCAATTCATCAAGCAAGGCGCGCGCCTTACTCGGATTGCGTCCAGCCACCACCAAAGTGAAGCCTCGATCTGCCAGAGTAGCAATGACCGCGCGGGCCGCACCGCCTGTGCCGATAATACGCGCCATGCGAAATAGGTGTTCTGTTTCAAGCATAGGAAGCAGCGGCTCAAGAAATCCGGAGGCGTCGGTATTGAAACCTTTCAGCACCCCGTTTTCGTGCCGGACAACCGTGTTCACAGCGCCGAGTTTTTCAGCGACCGGGTCCAGTGCATCAATCTCAGCAATGATGCTTTGTTTATGCGGCATTGTGACGTTGCAGCCGATCCAACTGCCATCATCGCGGTACTTGGAAAGATAGTCTCGCAAAGCATCCGCTTCGACATGCCGCGACTTATATCGGCCAGAAATGCCGAGCTTCTCCAGCCA
This region of Erythrobacter sp. F6033 genomic DNA includes:
- a CDS encoding PTS sugar transporter subunit IIA; the protein is MDVNITMLPEAVLIDRLENKQQVLTKISEQFAEIYGLDAAEVLDGLEQREALGSTGFGRGAAIPHCRNASVRRPTLVLLKLEQPVDFNAADAMPVSLFFGLVSPENAGATHLHALAAISRFMRDENRLQSLNDASDAEAIFALLTNQFLRDAA
- the dnaQ gene encoding DNA polymerase III subunit epsilon, whose protein sequence is MREIIFDTETTGLDPKTGDRMVEIGCLEMIDRVETGNTYHAYYNPERDMPSAAEAVHGLSISFLETKPKFAETADELLEFLGDASLVAHNAGFDFGFLNSELEKIGKEPISMDRMIDTVAIARKRHPGAKLSLDALCTRYGIDRSHRVKHGALLDAELLAQVYVELNGGRQIGLELAADAAPSGASSDTAGFVTPALSKRPDKPRREPRVHAASPQELARHKEFIAGIKDAIWAH
- a CDS encoding cell wall hydrolase → MSRKTYSLSAVAIAATAGLSFSSADGAGAFAQDAAALPAADQTATTAEELVEIVPQATVFVSEEVVQPVAEETADEPNAEITYNAASLRELVSKVDQSDDMSEQMRCLAGAVYFESRGEPLAGQLAVAQVVINRADDRRFPASYCGVVYQRAQFSFVKNGRMPRIKTGSAAWDRAKSIARIAHEEMWESEAGEAVYFHANYVRPSWSRRKTRTAQIDTHIFYR
- a CDS encoding PaaI family thioesterase; the protein is MPPEEASDAMPGADSHYRALERLYSSAPINQKFASKIELPGEGRSRLTFTIDEDVFHAAGAAHGTIYFKMLDDAAFYAANTLATDRFLLTTSFNLHFTKPVRVGEVIAEGRWVSGKRRVFVAESRLIDAEGDEIGRGTGTFMRSRIALSSLPGYSSDG
- the coaE gene encoding dephospho-CoA kinase (Dephospho-CoA kinase (CoaE) performs the final step in coenzyme A biosynthesis.), translating into MTKPVIIGLTGSIGMGKSTVAAMFEDAGIPVFDADAEVRAMQGPDGELNPAIEAAFPGSTGPEGVNRDALGKLVFGDKNALARLEAIVHPSVGKKRMQFLADNEGAAIILFDIPLLFEGGGNESVDVVVVVSAPTDLQRERVLARPGMTEEKFEHILSLQTPDAEKRSRADFVIDTGTTFDETRAQVAAIINEIASSRV
- the aroE gene encoding shikimate dehydrogenase, which gives rise to MSIPFAHVIGDPIAQSKSPLIHSFWLEKLGISGRYKSRHVEADALRDYLSKYRDDGSWIGCNVTMPHKQSIIAEIDALDPVAEKLGAVNTVVRHENGVLKGFNTDASGFLEPLLPMLETEHLFRMARIIGTGGAARAVIATLADRGFTLVVAGRNPSKARALLDELAPRGEHHAIDIAHFAEPTDFPFDDRDRCFDLVVNASPLGMEGNPPLAFDWSHAPPGGIAYDIVTNPIETPFLKAAREGGHETINGFAMLIGQAAAAFEKFFGAPPPREHDQELQELLLK
- the raiA gene encoding ribosome-associated translation inhibitor RaiA, with product MDIRVSGHQVETGAALQEHASDRLSGIVDKYFDGALSSHVTFGKAPAGAFSCDIVTHVNHGTILKAQGSAHDAHQALDNAATKIETQLRRYKRRLTDRHERASQVRAEEEAAYTIFAAEEPEEEIVADAPPIIAETSVDIPTYSVADAVMMLDLRDTPALFFKNAGTDRHNMVYRRADGSIGWVEPR
- the xth gene encoding exodeoxyribonuclease III, producing MKIATYNINGIKARLPRLKEWLAETRPAVACLQEVKSQDEGFPASEFEELGYHAIWHGQKSFNGVAILTDSKAGYEPPKEIQRGLGIDGPKEGEGEQSRYLEADVTDKDGRTIRIVCIYLPNGNPHPGPKFDYKLAWMEKLRARMGEIWAEEVPAAVLGDYNVIPQDDDTYSVRAMASDALMQPESRAAYSTLLADGWTDAVRTMNPRGGVWTYWDYQAGAWQRDHGFRIDHILLTPELADRLHSVGVDRDHRGREKASDHAPTWAVLRG
- a CDS encoding DUF1491 family protein: MTEPVRFPAHVEISSLIRLAESNNGSAMVLSKGERDGGTILLVTMYRGGSAQLWERMPQMDGTRSFVRTKEQDTENHYEFSDYLSRRREQDPDIWILEVDIADPERFIALLPG